The Clostridiaceae bacterium HFYG-1003 genome includes a window with the following:
- a CDS encoding cytidine/deoxycytidylate deaminase family protein, whose protein sequence is MQPSYEYVKSTKELKERQDWPHYFMNLARLAAERSTCDRANVGAIIVNKENRIVATGYNGSVGRKTPHCSEVGHAMRDGHCIATQHAELNCISYCAKEGIPVRDCTIYVTHFPCLNCTKAIIQSGITKIYYKVGYRMDDFALHLLDINGILYEQVLAGEEGLESE, encoded by the coding sequence ATGCAACCGAGTTATGAATATGTGAAAAGCACCAAAGAACTGAAGGAACGCCAGGACTGGCCTCATTATTTCATGAATCTGGCCCGTCTCGCGGCAGAACGCTCTACCTGCGACCGGGCAAATGTGGGCGCAATCATCGTGAATAAGGAAAACCGCATCGTCGCCACAGGCTACAACGGTTCAGTCGGTCGCAAGACACCGCACTGTTCGGAAGTCGGTCACGCCATGCGGGACGGTCACTGCATCGCCACCCAGCACGCGGAACTAAACTGCATTTCCTATTGTGCCAAGGAAGGAATTCCGGTTCGAGACTGCACCATCTATGTCACCCACTTCCCCTGTCTGAACTGTACCAAAGCCATTATCCAGTCTGGCATTACAAAAATCTATTATAAAGTAGGTTACCGCATGGATGATTTTGCCTTGCACCTTCTTGACATCAACGGCATTCTTTATGAACAGGTCCTGGCCGGAGAGGAAGGTCTGGAATCTGAATAA
- the asnA gene encoding aspartate--ammonia ligase has product MEESTMERYEPKMTVKETQQAIKKIKVYFEHELAARMNLTRVSAPMFVMEQTGLNDNLNGVERPVAFSARHMEEAGKIEIVHSLAKWKRMALKKYDFSFGEGLYTNMNAIRRDEVLDEIHSIYVDQWDFEKIISPYERSVDYLKHQVDIIYSIFLDLEKKLHADYPHLIPQLPPEITYITSQELLDLYPGLTTKERERAFVRENKAIFIIGIGAPLSNGLPHDGRAPDYDDWSLNGDLIFYNSILDDALELSSMGIRVDPDTLTHQLIARGMEDRSHLPFHQALLAGELPLTYGGGIGQSRICQFLLHKYHIGEVQCSIWPQAMIDELAQKGIDLL; this is encoded by the coding sequence ATGGAGGAATCAACCATGGAACGTTATGAACCAAAGATGACCGTCAAAGAGACACAGCAAGCCATCAAAAAAATCAAAGTGTATTTCGAGCACGAACTGGCCGCCCGCATGAACCTGACTCGGGTATCCGCTCCCATGTTTGTCATGGAGCAGACCGGGCTCAATGACAATCTGAACGGAGTGGAGCGTCCGGTCGCATTTTCAGCCCGCCACATGGAAGAGGCCGGCAAGATTGAAATCGTCCATTCCCTGGCCAAGTGGAAACGCATGGCTCTCAAAAAGTATGATTTTTCCTTTGGAGAAGGTCTTTATACTAACATGAACGCCATTCGCCGGGATGAAGTGCTGGATGAAATCCATTCAATCTATGTCGACCAGTGGGATTTCGAAAAAATCATCTCTCCCTATGAGCGCTCCGTGGACTACCTCAAGCATCAGGTAGATATTATTTACTCCATCTTCCTGGATCTGGAAAAGAAGCTTCATGCCGATTATCCCCATCTGATTCCTCAGCTCCCGCCTGAAATTACCTATATCACCAGTCAGGAACTGCTGGATCTTTATCCCGGGCTGACGACCAAAGAACGGGAAAGAGCCTTCGTTCGGGAGAATAAGGCGATCTTCATTATCGGCATCGGGGCACCTTTGTCCAATGGTCTGCCCCACGACGGCCGCGCGCCGGATTATGATGACTGGAGCCTGAACGGCGATCTGATTTTCTACAACAGTATCCTGGATGATGCTCTGGAGTTGTCCTCCATGGGAATCCGGGTAGATCCGGACACTTTGACGCATCAGCTGATTGCCCGCGGAATGGAAGATCGGTCCCACCTGCCCTTCCATCAGGCGCTTCTGGCCGGAGAACTTCCCTTGACCTACGGCGGCGGCATTGGCCAGTCCCGGATCTGTCAGTTCCTGCTCCACAAGTATCATATCGGAGAAGTCCAGTGCAGCATCTGGCCCCAGGCCATGATCGATGAACTGGCCCAAAAGGGCATCGATTTGCTCTAG
- a CDS encoding 50S ribosome-binding GTPase, with the protein MAIFSRSKRKSPVRDLTMGVDLIGEILNRTDQEMADIPPVNIMLIGKTGVGKSTLINEIFRENLADTGIGAPVTPHLLKITKTGVPLTLYDTKGLELSEEAQRMVQHEVVGLLKEKDLAADPKEKIHCVWFCISSLSRRLEKTERIWINALALQLPVIVVLTQALEESGTRELKEYIEQECPQIRACIPVIARDYSIGPHTLPSFGLKELMLTTFRNIPDESQRAFINAQRVDIDKKAELASRWARRFVYETFAVGFIPIPFADAPIIATSQVTMIAKITAIFGISYDRAMLTSLVGAMAGIGGAVVTGRTLTTNLLKLVPGAGTLVTGVISGSTAAAITLTMSKVYISALREVSLREYAGERVLPEEIRYLVETEMRKYMERTRK; encoded by the coding sequence ATGGCGATCTTCAGCCGCAGCAAAAGAAAATCTCCGGTAAGGGATCTTACCATGGGAGTGGATTTGATAGGAGAAATTCTTAACCGGACCGATCAGGAAATGGCAGATATACCGCCGGTCAATATCATGCTCATTGGCAAAACCGGTGTCGGGAAATCTACTCTGATCAACGAGATTTTTCGTGAGAATCTGGCGGATACCGGGATCGGAGCTCCGGTGACGCCGCATCTATTAAAAATAACAAAAACCGGCGTACCATTGACGCTGTACGATACCAAAGGTCTGGAACTGTCTGAGGAAGCGCAGCGCATGGTTCAGCATGAAGTGGTCGGTCTGCTGAAAGAAAAAGATTTGGCAGCGGATCCGAAGGAGAAGATTCACTGCGTCTGGTTTTGCATCAGCAGCCTGTCGCGCCGGCTGGAAAAAACCGAAAGAATTTGGATCAACGCGCTGGCGTTGCAGCTGCCGGTCATCGTGGTTCTGACTCAGGCGCTGGAGGAATCCGGAACCAGGGAACTGAAGGAATACATTGAACAGGAATGCCCGCAGATACGAGCCTGTATTCCGGTCATTGCCAGAGACTATTCCATCGGACCGCATACTCTTCCGAGCTTTGGTCTGAAAGAGTTGATGCTGACCACCTTTCGAAATATTCCTGATGAATCCCAGCGGGCTTTTATCAACGCCCAGCGCGTGGACATCGATAAGAAGGCCGAACTGGCCTCGCGCTGGGCGAGACGCTTTGTCTATGAGACCTTTGCCGTTGGATTTATTCCGATTCCTTTTGCCGATGCGCCGATTATCGCCACCTCGCAGGTGACCATGATCGCCAAAATCACGGCTATATTTGGAATCTCCTACGACCGTGCTATGCTCACCTCACTGGTGGGTGCCATGGCCGGGATCGGGGGAGCAGTGGTGACCGGCAGGACTTTGACCACCAACCTCCTGAAGCTGGTACCGGGGGCCGGAACGCTGGTTACCGGAGTGATTTCAGGATCTACCGCTGCAGCCATTACGCTGACGATGTCCAAGGTCTACATCAGTGCGCTGCGCGAGGTCAGTCTGAGAGAGTACGCCGGTGAGAGGGTCCTGCCGGAAGAAATTCGCTATCTGGTGGAGACAGAGATGAGAAAGTACATGGAACGAACAAGGAAATGA
- a CDS encoding IS5 family transposase gives MKQQTLSDFEYAHRRKTTKREEFLDSMETIIPWKDWIEMIRPYYPQGKRGRKPIEIETMLRMYLMQNWFNLSDVAMEDAIYDSYAMRKFMRLDFISQQVPDATTLLHFRHLMESHLLGEKIFHDVTRRLESAGLMMHGGTIVDATIIAAPSSTKNQTGERDPEMHQTKKGNQWYFGMKVHTGVCAGSGYVHTVTGTAANVHDINETHKLIRPDDEVAYGDSGYNGVESRKEFTEDPHLSTIEFRSNVRPSKIKTNKNYPGIQWDRAIEQRKSSVRSKVEHPFLIVKRFFGYAKVVYRGISKNLNRFNILFASANLLNCIRAKRTKEFCMG, from the coding sequence ATGAAGCAGCAGACTCTCAGTGATTTTGAATACGCACATCGCCGCAAGACTACAAAGAGAGAAGAGTTTCTTGATTCTATGGAAACTATCATTCCCTGGAAAGATTGGATCGAGATGATTCGCCCCTACTATCCTCAGGGAAAACGCGGCAGAAAGCCCATCGAAATTGAAACAATGCTTCGGATGTACCTGATGCAAAATTGGTTTAACCTCTCCGATGTTGCAATGGAAGACGCCATCTATGACAGTTATGCCATGCGCAAATTCATGCGGCTGGACTTCATCTCGCAGCAAGTGCCTGACGCAACCACGCTTCTTCACTTTCGCCATTTAATGGAAAGCCATCTCTTGGGGGAGAAGATCTTTCATGATGTCACCAGACGCTTGGAATCTGCCGGACTAATGATGCATGGCGGCACCATCGTGGATGCCACCATTATTGCAGCCCCCAGTTCTACCAAGAACCAGACGGGAGAACGAGACCCTGAGATGCACCAGACAAAGAAAGGCAATCAGTGGTACTTTGGGATGAAGGTTCATACCGGAGTTTGCGCCGGCAGTGGGTATGTCCATACAGTCACAGGGACTGCGGCCAATGTCCATGACATAAACGAGACACACAAACTGATTCGTCCCGATGATGAAGTAGCTTACGGAGATTCCGGCTATAATGGTGTCGAGTCAAGAAAAGAATTCACCGAGGATCCGCACTTATCTACTATTGAATTTCGCAGCAATGTTCGCCCTTCCAAGATCAAGACCAATAAGAACTATCCCGGGATCCAGTGGGACCGGGCAATTGAACAACGCAAATCATCCGTTCGAAGCAAAGTGGAGCACCCATTTTTGATCGTCAAACGGTTCTTTGGTTATGCCAAAGTAGTCTATCGGGGGATCAGCAAAAATTTGAATAGATTCAACATCTTGTTTGCCAGCGCCAATTTGTTGAATTGTATTCGTGCAAAACGAACGAAAGAATTCTGCATGGGATAA